tctggttggtgtttaaacaccgtctcagaacgtgggagtgagtgatcaactcagtggaactatacagtaaaagttaacatgttatcaattcaatcaagcagtaattataaggtaatacaatcaaacatgtcctaattactcttgttaatgtaaggatgtatgtagaaatgatgcatgccctcgcctacactccctcaacatcttcatcttaaggtacgcatgacaacctcccgcagtgcttcacaacgccaaggcacatgcaatgcggtgcatgaacatgattaccaagttgttattagtcctttttttatacagcaggattggaaagctaaggtaccttccttatatcaattcccaaacaatgatccattttagggtcgtcagtcctagacaatctcatacgatattatggttctaagtcgctgcaaagggctcgtcaccaatcaatgcatacttaatcataccttagttgctacaataaggctcgttgcctcaatgcagtatcaaggtatgctcgaggtcactacaaagggctcgtcaccaatcaatgtaggccgacagcacgaatatagtgtcccataccaccataatcagctcacgagtctggtttgctcactggtcactacagggaggctcgtcaccccagcgtaggccgacagctcgaccatggtgtcccataccaccatgctcggctcatgagtcttagcggatcgaggtaccatggttaacgggattgcactggtaagtttggtaccctagattcaaacagtagcgtacATACATGATGAACATCTATCGGGACAATTGGAttatttgacaagctcgactagcacgagcgcacgttgagttgaacgacatgaagtgtgcaaacactccgtgtggccaaaccactagcgacaaccctaatacgactcgggttcgtcaaacacgtcccacgtgacgaatgaatctcaaccacgatctcaatgcctgttactgattgcctggaccataacatggccccatacacattcaaccataatagcaaacatgttataagatgcaagataacgagaatccatacacatgcatttcataagtgaAGCGGTAAAATTAATAACTTACACGAAGGAAATTATACACATAGCCAACATGGATGgttagactaagcaattcatggaggaaatagtatacataagtaaggtaattgggatttcatatctcaactgcctcatgattcacaccttactaaatacgaactcattcagacattttcataaacacttagactacacttggcaacatacatcacatatgtcggccatagtacatattagggcaaatccttttgacaaggagttgtcgcataaataataatcatattcctatgacaattaatcatggcaatcacaatgccaaattccaaatgcatacaaacatttcaacaaacacatgaatcacactacttacaacatagattatctatatacgtaaaacgaaacagatatcgcatttggcatgtgaaatgacgcccatgtcagtaataaatcattaactaatattgaaagctttgaaaaccataacctatacgaatatagtccgcaccttaaaccagaaattgcacaacgaatctgatttagacgataagtcttcgtcaacggcgactagataacctaaggcatgaagtaAATTAGCTATATCaatacttagactattctaagctccaaaacaagttagagtttaattgacttacccaaaaatgagattagaatcgccggaataacgattcagatgcgatggattaggtacgcagagtaactggaaagaattccaagatgattcaccaacttctctctcactttctctctcttttcctctctctatcttagttagggtttagaaaattcgtatggaattgagagtgagggtttaaggtctttatataggcctaaaattgatggaaatagccccaaggccaaggtatacttaggttataaccaaatcgggtctatttcgatccaatggagcgtttctggaggtctTTTTTCtgagtgcggtcggacttaagctcattaatattggatcttaagtaagttaagttttcagtccgatcgggtttccagatcgctcatggcggaccaatttcaattcaacggtcaccgaaactcgatcaaggccacaagcactttgacatgtgtgggtcatcttccctgattcaaaggtaaatttgggtcagaatgcttaaaatcggcgcgcaagcgacacgactcaaatttcttaaatttatatttaatttctaaataatttcacctttctcacactctttactccagactcaagcaaatcgtctcaggatatcatctggacttaatttttgaggtgattgtcaagcccaacaaggtgatcataattgtctaagtttatcgctatcggactttcgacgcgcggtccaggtccgatacaaagtttcaaagtactcccgagagcaactggatttagcgttgaatcctagatttcagggtaatgtagcgctaACGATTTTACAGGTTTTGGGTATTAcaaatcgaatttaaagtgattggtgctaatttcacaagtaatcgagtttagcgctagctaatacacattaaatttctaaaggattgagtccaaaGAGAATTCTGATTGAGGTGatgctcgggtctttgcacgaaatttttcaggaTGCTACACTTATAATGACGAGATTGATCTAATTCTATGATTAAGTCATTCTAAAGTTGATCTGATAGGAACGGTCAAATGTATTCATAACGTGCTAATTAGAATATACTACAAAATTCAACCCATTACAACTTCAAACGAATCAAATTAGTCCAAAACACTTGATCAatccaaattgaagagtaaataacttcagatgtttaaattaaattttactCAAATCTAACCATTGGTTCGTAGGATATGTCACATCATATTGTTTATCAATCTTGTATGcataatatctttctcatatgtagcgtgatcgatcggggcgagtaactagtcaaattgatggtattgattagtaaaatagagtgaatggatcaTATatctaaaatgggccaaatatttaagtcaaaattgtgacccaactcaACATAGTGAAAACCTAAGAATTGGCATTAGTAAATTCTCtggggctccatcatgatgcgtgtcgaacattaacaccgtgcatttgatgtgttccctttatgttatgagatatctaaaaaatcatctgtatacgaaactcaggtaggccatatcatctaaaaatatgcgaagacatcctaaaatatataaaagtacttagtggggcccacatgaattttgggtgtggttgaaacttggtctggcccctcatccaagtgggacacacataatgaatggtctggatctgtgAATTATAtataggtgggcccaatatatgattataaatgttttaaggagcGGAAACCCTAATTATCCTTGGGCCGGCCGGCCGGAAGCCGATTGCATACTacgggtactgagtaaactctataaggatcatcatgatttatgtatttgatccactccatccatccattttatcagataattttagagcttgagccaaaaaatgaagcatatccaacacacaaatggaccacacaacaggaaacagtgtgaattgaacatctacggttgaaaaattcttaggggccacataagttttggatcaagcttaattttatgttttccattcatccatatctgtatgatcttatgaacaggttggatgacaaataaacatcactgtggagcctagcaaggtttcaacggaaatcattattcccactgtttcatgtggtatgaacCGCTTAATCTTTGtatatgctttgattttgggctcaacccattaaattatttagaaaaacggatggacggcgtagatggactacatacattcaaggtaggcccaactgagtttactcagtacacaatcccaATTTCGGAACCCCGTTGtcgagggacgcggatttccggcCAAAGGCTTTCGAGGAAGTTCCTGccctgggatgctaggtgggtccaaccgtaacgtttgtgataaatccacaccgttcatccgttttgggaGATCAATTTAGAATGTTATaacaaaaatgagttggatccagaATTCAAGTGGGCCGGAAAAGAGGAAAACCCGGGGAAAGAGTctttttaccgttgaaactttcctaggatctactttgatatttatatgccatccaaaccgtttataaggttattactactctgatgaagtaaaaaaaccaaaaacttCGCCTCAGATCAAACtgtggccatacgaatgtttcaaacggtggtcactaaatctacactatttcctctcgtacagcctacttgagttttggatacacctcatttttggtataatctcctaaaatgatctcccaaaacgtatggacagtgtggatttctcacaaacatcacggtgggacccacctagcatcccggCACCGAACTCCTGCGAAaaaaatccgcgtccgttgatgagagtggaagcggattgcgtcccgtccgggcggggctctgtggggcccaccgtgatgtaattattTAATCCACACAGTTCaaatcttttctcatatcattttaattattaaatggtgaggcaggtccaaggcttaagtggaccacaaaatggggattgaatgtccaccattaaaaacttatttggagatggagaagtttcggatcaagatgatatttttgttttcacttcatccacgtctacatgaccttatgaataggttggatggaaagaaaacatcacgttggccattagaaaggtttcaacggtgggtgtcattatcagtgaagattcctttggtgtggtccactggacttTTATAATCATCTAATTTTCACTCTTTTACTTtaaaattatattataaaatctttgaacggcgtggatgaaacacttacgtcatggtgggtcccacagatcccTCCGCGGACGGATTCCcgtccaggcgggggtagtacgcaatccgcgtccgatgaGGGTTAGGGCGAGCTCCGGCCCTGAGtgctctcctctctctctgttctcTCTCACccgctctcctctctctccctgctTTCTGTCTCTGTCCCTCTCTCGCCCTTAGtcccctctctcctctctctcttcctacagatctctcctcctctctctcttcctgtcgatctctctccctcctctgtcTCTTCCTAGCTCGATCTTTcttcccactctttctctctctatccccACCCAAGATTTTGTTGCCGACCgacctacccacgcacgccctctcactctctctgaaTCTGTGGTTGAAGGCTAAAAACTCCACGAACattgaggtatctctctctctctctctctctctctctctctctctctctctctctctctctctctctctctctctctcacaatgcCGATTTAGGGTTTTTgggattttagggtggattgttcatttatgtttttataaaagtggtatcatatatgattcaaattgttgGAGTCCATAACCAAAACAAAATGATTTAAATGATTAACAAGTTAAAAATCCCAttgtaaatgatttttttttttttttaacatcccACTGCTACAAACAGGTCCATTATATGAACAGCTTGAATCATTGAAATATGACCTTGGATTCAAATTGTcagttaagatttggatttgactcatcttttggctcatgctatgaactgagctgtaaaaatggatggacattgtggatataaattagatacatcatgatggaattggggtcttttggctcatgctataaacttagctggaaaaatggatggaaagtatggatataaattagatacatcatgatggaattggggtcactagccaaaccgtgttCACTTTTGGTAGGTTGAGATGGTAAGTgaattaggtggtgttgccaacaccatACTCAAAGGTAGTGTGTTGATGTCTTGGGCAATTTTGGGCTAAGGTGATGTATCTACCATCCACAACATCCACCTATTTTTTTCAGCGATTTTTGGTGCATTCTCTATCCACGAAAGACTCGGAAaatcagcattatatttttgccaACATCATTATATAGGGCCGCACGAAGTGGCCCACAACGTGGCTAACGACAAGTCATTATACTTTTGTGGCTCCATGGAAAATCTTTCTATGAAATTTTTTTCCAAACACCAACCACAGCCGAAAGTTCATgtaaaggaaaattcaaggaaACCATACTTCATTGACTACCACTGGCTAAACCTTTATGTGGGAAAGAGAGTGTCATTGAGGCCTATTTTCTCTTCCCTCCTTACATTTCCTTGCAACAAATCCCAAAATCATGGAAGTTTATTAGAGTGCACCCAAAAGTATTGCAATATGATTCATAGGGACCTTAGCAATTGGAATGTGGTGCCAAAAAAATGCACGTCTAACTGTAGATGGGGAACACCCAAAAAGAAATGCAGATATGTTTTTATAAAAGTGGGTCAGTTGCTTCcaacaatttgaatcatatatGATCTAGCTCTATAAATGAGTTGTTATCAACATATGCTTCTACATGGTTAATTGCTTTGATTCTACATGGTTAGATTTTGAATTATGTTTATTTAGACATGGCAGCTTTAATCTCCCCCCAACAACAAATACCTACTCGTCTACCATGAAAATTTCTTTCCATTCTTGTGGCTAGCGGGTAGGAAGAGGATTCTAACCCTCGACAATCTTCAAAAAAGAGGCATGATTCTCCCCAACTTTTGTCTTCTTTGCATGTGTGGGGCGGAATCAGTCGACCATCTGCTCTTGCATTGCCCCTTTGTGTCCCGGCTGTGGACTCATATTGTCAACCTCTTCGAGGTGGCTTGGGTTTTGCCACAATCAGTTCCACATGTGGTATGGGCATGGCACAGAATGTGTTTCGCGAAAAATAGATTATCGGTATGGAGGTTGTTGCTTATGGCTGGTTTATGGCAACATAACGTGTGGTGCTTCGACAACAAGCGCTCATCCTTGTACCAAATTCTGAAAAGGGTTAAAAGGGATGTTATAGAGTGGGCTACTGGGTGTCTTTCTATAGAGTAGCTTAACATGGTATGCTCAATGTTGGAATTGTAATGGTTCCTAGTagctgtatttttattttttattttttgtcttggTTTTTGCCAAGAAAACACCCTATCCCAAAGGTGCTTCAGCTGCTTACCAATGCATAGCAGCAACCCAAGATATGTAGATGGGAAAGAATCTACCCTGCGCCTGAACAACCCTGCCAACTTATCCACCTCCTCCTTGTTGTATGAATACCCAACATTTCACTTTTTGAGACATTGTAGCTACGCTACACTCTATAGGGGATGAATTCTATGCTATGCAGTacaagctatttaaaacactgattgtgccacatgtgccatcaccATCCTTTAGTGACCCATCTTCTAAGTGCCCCACCCAAACCTGACCCGAACCcaacccgttgacagccctacaaACCCCCGTCTCATATTCCACTCGACAAAGCATACGAAGGCTGGACCGATGAATTGACGATTGGACATCCATTGTCCATGTGTCCAGACATGGGAGTCAATCTAGATCCTGAGCAGTACAATTCCATATAATCAACTGAATTATCTCCTCAGGGAAATATAGAATGCTATCAAGCTTTTAGTTTGGCCCAACAAACTGTGCATGTTGGGCCCATTTATGGAAATTCATATTGTTCATGCGTTAGGCCCCTTGGTGTCGGGGAGATAATCTGGCCACTGGCAGTAATTGTCCATTTTTTATATGATGTCTAGATCATGTCATACAGGTGAAGAAATAGGAATTTCTAAGTCAGTATGGTGATCCAAAGCAAGCATTTTACCCTTTGAGGAATGCTAAAATGATTCAGTTGAGGAGAATCTTCGCACAGTCGCCAACATGGTACTCCTGTGTTAGATCTAACCCAGGTACCAGGTAAGGTTCGATGCAAACATGCCCCTTTCCCAAATCCAGGTTGTTCCACACATTAGGCTGTTGAAGATGACTCTTGGCTATTTCTTTTTTACTGCCCATTTTCTTCATGCTAGTGTGACCTACTTGATGAGTGAATTGGCCAGACTTATGGGCCAAAGCTTGTTCATGCTGCTCCCTGCCTCCCACCTAATCATGGCCCATATCTCACACAAGTGTACCCCAATTCATGCCTTCAATCACACGTATGAATTGAAATAGCATTTCTTTTCCGTTTTTCTTGCTTGGACATGCATGCTTCATTCCCATAACATTGTCGGCCTTAGTTTTGTACGCTCATTGGCTACCAGCACACGAGTGAAACCTGACCAAGTCATCAGGTGGGTCGTACACTGTATACAgatcataagttgtttcttccCAACCATTAGTATTTCTCACACTTGTAACCCACCAGAAGAATCGAACAACTCATTCTTTTTTGGCCAGGGTGTGTTCATTCTTGGATCACACACTAAGCATTGCATGTTTTTCAGATGCGAGCCCAGAAAGCATTTTTAATTTCTATTATGTAACAAAACCtctaaacacttttttttttggttaatctTGGGTTTTTTAGACCTTGTGCTGAAATTTTAATGGCATGTGAGCTCCCTTCCTGAAAATAAATTCCATTCACCTTCTCTTTAACTATTTTGAAATAGTTGTTATTTCCTTTATAGTTAGAAGACAGAAGCAGAAAGATCAGCAGCATCTAGGGGTTGTTTTACAGAGGTCTCATGGATGGAACAAGTGGCCCACCACCATCTCAACAAACCCACACAGCAGAGTCCCTCTCTATGTTGTCAGAGGGAGTGTGGCTGGTCCTCTCCCGATGGACAGCACTCCAGATGGCTGTTCAAAATGAATGGGGTGGAAGGGATTCCCGCCAGAAATCAGATCAGCTCATGTCCGACATTATCGCCCATTTCACTGATACCAAAGATCCCTACTATATTGATGACTTGGAAGACATTCTCGAGAATGCTATGTTGCTTTCATTTAACACAGAGATCGAGGATGGCAGCATTGAAGAGGTGGCAGAGCAAATAATGAGCATGAATGAGGAATGTCTTCAAGGCAATTACGAGTCAGTCGAACAGTTGAGGAAATTGAACACTGGGGTGCAAGCAGTTTCTCAAAGTCGACAGGTGAGTGATGAGAACACGAACGAAAGTTCCGATGAAGAGGCATCGGAAATGGCGGTGGATGAACCACAGCCGAACCAATCAGTGGGAGCTGAAGATGGATGGTCCGTTGTCACCTCCAAGCGAAACCGAGGTAAAAGATCTAGTTGAGAGTTTTTGTCACCCGCAATGCAAAATAGGGCTCGAAGGTATTACTCTCTTGCGAGGATCTAGGGAGTTCTTGGGATCAAATGTCTAGATGGAACGCAGCTTGTGACAGGTTTGGTTTCTAAGATCTGTGCATTTTTGCTTTTTGAGTTGAGATGGGAAATATGTTTTTACTTCGACCATGATCTGTTATAAGCAGATATATTTGCGAATTACATAAAACATAGATTATTATTTCTCAGTTGGTGATTTTGAAGAAGAAATTAATGTTGTTTAATTATATTATTCCACTTTGATTTGCATGCATCCATTTCTGTTTGATTTCCCAACATAACAATGTGTGGGCTTCAACGATGGCTCTACATTTGCTGCATCTGAGGTCACTGTTCGGTGATCCGAACAGTCAATATGTTGGGTCAGCAGTGGATGGggggccatggtttggtgatccggaccgtctTTTGGTCTGGTCGGCATCCATCACAGTGTGGATTATGTTCTCCTCTCTCCACTGTGAGATAATTCTACCCATCAGGTGGTAATGGACATTTGCCGCCAATGATCTACATTGATCAAGAGCCCAATTGGATAGTTAGGATCACCAATGGGAGCATTTCTGGGATATGCCGAATCCAACATCACGACCCGCCTAATGAAACATTTGAATCAGTAATAGATGTGCCCAACATTTATCTCTTACAGAGCGAAGCAGATGCCTGATCAAACAGTGCATATGTGGATCATAAAAAGGGGTCCCAAATGTCAACCGTGTATGGGCGGTCCAGATTTCTTGCATATTTGCAATGTGTATGCGCCATGACTTCTGTGCATGATATGTTTAAAAAAACCCAGGTGCGATTAGAGCAATCCTCCAGCTTTTAAGCACTCTGGTTTCAATTTTTGCAATATGCATTCCTTATTCTGTCTTGTCGTGT
This region of Magnolia sinica isolate HGM2019 chromosome 1, MsV1, whole genome shotgun sequence genomic DNA includes:
- the LOC131239900 gene encoding uncharacterized protein LOC131239900 translates to MDGTSGPPPSQQTHTAESLSMLSEGVWLVLSRWTALQMAVQNEWGGRDSRQKSDQLMSDIIAHFTDTKDPYYIDDLEDILENAMLLSFNTEIEDGSIEEVAEQIMSMNEECLQGNYESVEQLRKLNTGVQAVSQSRQVSDENTNESSDEEASEMAVDEPQPNQSVGAEDGWSVVTSKRNRGKRSS